One Methylorubrum extorquens genomic window, GTAGTGCCCGCAGGGATCGGGCGGGTGTGGCGGCCCTCATCGAGACGTCCCTCGGGGCGTCCGGAGGAGGGCCGAGGCGCGTGGCCCCGGCGTTCCGCTCAGCGCTTGACGTGCGCGGCAAGGGCCTCGCGATGCATGGCGATGTGCACGCCGGCGTCGATGATAAGCGGGCGGTCGCGCATGAACAGGGCGACGTCGTAGGCCTCGCGAATGCTGTCCGCGAAGTATGCGGTCCCCTCGTCACCGAGGACACGGCGGGGATCGTTGCTGCGATAGTCGAGCCGGTACTGGTCCATGCCGAGCGGAGCGCACGTGATGTCCATCTGGCGGATCTGGGCGATGGCCTCGGCCCTGGTGAGGTACTCGTCCGCGGCGGGGATGAAAGTCTTAGTGGCCATGTCGGGTGCCTCTAATGGTGGGAATCAAATGATATGCGGACGGGAACGATCAGAACATAATTTCAGCCCCAATCCGGTGCAAGAGAGTGGGATCGATTTAATTACCATGCCTCGAAGAAAGTCGGTGCGTCGAGGCCGGCGTGGGGTTCGCGTTCAGGCGGTCCGAGTTAGGATGCGGGGTATTTAGAACGCGCGCGAGGAGGCCGACATGCTGCAGGGACGGGGGCTCGACTACGAGTCGATGGGGATGGCCATGGGCTACGCCCGGGACGTCCGGCTGATCAAGGCTCAAGCGACCGGGACCATCGAGGAGTGCAACCGGCAGATCTGCATCGGGAACGCCGCGTTGCGCGGCCGGACGGCCCAGGTCCATGCGCTCGTCGCGGCGCTGGAGAAGGCCTGCCCCGGGCATCCCCTCGTCGCCGAGACGGGGCGCATCTTCAGAGACGGGACGGCCGAGGTCGGCATCCGGCGGGTCTACTACGAGGCACATGACGAGAAGGCCCGGCGGGAGGGCGTGCCCCTGTGCGAACGCGCCCTGACGCGGGAGGAGTATGCGGTTCGGGCGGAGGCGGAGGTCCTGAGGACGCCCGTCGAGATCCGCGGCTGGTTTTTCAGCCGGTGGTACTGGCGGGGCGAGCAACACAGGACGAAGGCCGGCGCCGAGCGTGCCCGGGCGGCCGAGGCGGCCCAGGCACGGGCGGAGGTCCTGGCAGCATGAGACGGGTCGTCATCCTCGCGGCCGCGCTGGCGGTCTTCTCAGCGGCATCAGCCCAGACAGGTCCGAGATCCGCCCCGCCTCCCTACTCGACGGGCGACCAGTGGCCCCGCGCCGGGGACCGCTTCTACTATGCCGTACAGACTCCCGCGGGGCCGGGTCGGACGCGTTACACCTACGTCGACGCCGTCCCGGACGGGCATGCCGGCTGGACGGTGACGGTGGCCTGCGGGGAGCACGACGCCCGGACGGGACGGGAGACGTCGCGCCACGTCGCAAGGGGAACCGCTGGGCGGGGGCGGATGCCGGCCATCGGCGGGGCGGCCGCCTTCCCGGACGGGACGAGGCTGTCCTTCCTGATCGGCCAGGAACCGGGGTCCGACGCCCTCGACCTCACGTCCGAGTTCACGGACGCCCGCTGCGCCTCGGGCCTGGGGCAGATCTCAACCGGGGACTGAGGCCGCGCCCCGGGCGGCCATTGCGGCCGCGAATGCCACCTTGCCTTGCTCGGCGGCCCGGTGGCGGATCGCCTGATGGCGGGCGCGGACGCCGTCGGCGAGATCCTGCTCGCCGGCCGCGGCCAGGACGTCGGCCGCCGTGCGCAGCGCCATCTCCCTCGCCCACGCCATCGTCCCGGCGCTGGGCGCGCCCTCGCCGATGCGCCAGCGTGAAAGTTTACGCGGGTTCTCGCCGATGCGGTCGGCGATCTTGCCTTCCCAATGTTGGCCGTGGATCGCCCGGCCGATGCGGGCAAGGGCGGCGTAGGAAGGCGCCTCATCGAGGACGGGGCCGCCATTCCCGCCGGACGGCTGGGACTGGGCGGGGATGAGGTCGGTGTCGGTGTCGGTGGTGACTTCGGCCACGGCGGGCCTCCTGGATCGAGGGGCACGGGGCCGGCCGCGCTGGGGGCGGGCCGGCCTATCGGAAGCGGGGGAGAATTAGGTTCGCTTTACTTGCACGGCCTCAGAGGCCGGGGAACGAGCCCTGCTTGGCGGCGACGGCGGCCTGGAGGGCGATGGTCTTACCGGGACCGATGGCCCACCGCTGGCGGAGCCAAGCCAGCCCGCTCCGGGTCACCATCGTCTGGGGGCTCGTGCCATGGTAGCCGTTGGGCTTCAGCTTGACCTTGAGGTGCCCGTCTTTCCTGAGGTCCGCCCGGGGCTGTAAGAATCCGTCGGCGTCGAAGCAGTACCGCTTGTCGCGGAGCCAGGCGAAGAAGAGCTTCTCCGGCGCCCCGATCACGCGAGCCGCCGTCGAGAGGTGGCAGAGGCCGTCGTCGTCGAGGAAGGCGAGGTAGGCGTCGATCATCGGCTTGGCCGCCTCGATCTCGCCCTTGGCGACTACGAGCTCGGCCGCCCGCTCCTGGGTCAACTGGAGCAGCTGCAGGGCGATGGTCTGCATCTGACCGATGTCCCGGACGTCGATCTGCACCGGCGCCGAGGCGGAGCGGCGGCTGAGCTCCTTCTCCATGGCGTTGAATGCGGCGATGTAGTCGCGCTTCCACTGGTGCGCCCGCTCGCCGGTGAACCCGAAGACGACGAGGGCGAATGCGTCCCGGTCGAGACGGTAGGACATGACGTCCCGCTTGGCGCCGTTGCCCGTTGCGACCGCCTCGAACGTCGGCACGATTTCGTGCCCAAGCATTTCGGGGCTGCGGGCCAGGGCGGTGCGAACCGCGACCAGTACCGACTTGTGGGCCTTGGAGAAGTAGGCCGCGATGTCGTGGGTGTCCGCCCTCGCCGTGCCGTCGATGATGGCGACCACGGGACGGGGGGGCTGGCTCGTGTTAACTCTCGTGACGGCGTTGGACACGGTGTGCTCCGGTCTGACGTTAGGCCGCCGTCGGGTGTTTCCCGCACTCGCCGGTGGCCAACCCTTCAGCGGGTCACACCCCAAAGTACCGATTCGTTTACCAACGAATAGGGAATTCGCCGAAAAATCGGCGGCGGGGATTGACGCCAAGGGTGTCGCCTCAACCGCCCCTCCTCACAATCTGAGTACCTCCAAGGCTACGCGCCGTGCGCGTCCCCTTCCGCCGGGTCGGGAACGCATCCCTGCCCGAGGGCGGCCGCGGCGAGGATCACGTAAACGGCGAGGTAGGCGGTCCCCTCGCGAGTGTCCGGTTTCCCGGACATTACGGCGTGCGCGGCCCGCAGCGCGTCCCCGGCGAACAGGTTGGCCTCCTCGACGGGAGTCAGGGCCCGGCGGCAGGGGTCAGCCTCGGGCACGGTCGGCCTCCTCGGCGTCGAGGGCACGC contains:
- a CDS encoding Rha family transcriptional regulator gives rise to the protein MSNAVTRVNTSQPPRPVVAIIDGTARADTHDIAAYFSKAHKSVLVAVRTALARSPEMLGHEIVPTFEAVATGNGAKRDVMSYRLDRDAFALVVFGFTGERAHQWKRDYIAAFNAMEKELSRRSASAPVQIDVRDIGQMQTIALQLLQLTQERAAELVVAKGEIEAAKPMIDAYLAFLDDDGLCHLSTAARVIGAPEKLFFAWLRDKRYCFDADGFLQPRADLRKDGHLKVKLKPNGYHGTSPQTMVTRSGLAWLRQRWAIGPGKTIALQAAVAAKQGSFPGL